From a region of the Paenibacillus lutimineralis genome:
- a CDS encoding VanZ family protein, with translation MHLKQQRKIIFGITIFYTLFILYFLFLAFGRVDKVDQINGYTFMFLPNDFFRVPSLSDLLHPTLMDFVGFGNIAAFIPFGILIPLLYRTSFVRFITLFILSILLLETIQALTLLGSFDMNDVIQNSSGAAIGFGAYKFGFRTKNNWRNIAATGIFGIVLMLGLWGIFGVLDQVFTKEMGPFVAINELKDSTGNPSTGTKQSSLKIGGQDVEPKYNVYSIEGKDKETYTYTLDNKKELYLFLNYGIPDQKDSHGSIRVTVDGHEFLSVSAEAGRHEPDISEIFLPQANELMITLEGNETLWDVGFREMVYKWN, from the coding sequence ATGCATTTGAAGCAACAACGTAAGATTATTTTTGGTATCACTATATTCTACACTCTTTTTATTCTCTATTTTTTGTTTCTCGCTTTCGGCAGAGTAGATAAGGTAGATCAAATCAACGGGTACACCTTTATGTTTTTACCGAACGATTTTTTTAGGGTGCCAAGCCTATCCGATCTTCTACATCCTACGTTGATGGATTTTGTGGGTTTCGGGAACATCGCAGCCTTCATTCCTTTTGGCATATTGATTCCTTTGTTATATCGAACCAGCTTTGTTCGCTTTATAACATTGTTCATCCTGTCCATTCTCCTGCTGGAGACTATTCAGGCACTAACTTTACTCGGCAGCTTCGACATGAACGACGTCATACAGAACTCATCTGGCGCAGCCATCGGATTCGGGGCGTACAAATTTGGCTTTCGTACAAAGAATAACTGGAGAAATATCGCTGCTACGGGCATTTTCGGCATTGTCTTGATGCTCGGGCTGTGGGGGATCTTCGGGGTGCTTGACCAAGTGTTCACCAAAGAAATGGGCCCCTTTGTAGCGATCAACGAATTGAAGGATAGTACTGGGAATCCATCAACGGGAACCAAACAGTCCAGTCTTAAGATTGGCGGTCAAGACGTGGAACCCAAATATAATGTGTATAGCATCGAAGGTAAAGACAAGGAAACGTACACGTATACGTTAGACAATAAGAAGGAGTTGTATCTTTTTTTGAATTACGGAATTCCCGATCAAAAGGATTCCCATGGCAGCATCAGGGTTACCGTCGATGGGCATGAGTTCCTGTCCGTATCTGCAGAAGCCGGGCGCCATGAACCGGATATATCCGAAATTTTTCTCCCGCAGGCCAATGAGCTTATGATCACCCTGGAGGGAAATGAAACGCTATGGGATGTTGGATTTCGAGAGATGGTATATAAATGGAATTGA
- a CDS encoding ABC transporter ATP-binding protein — MEVLKIEHLSKEYGTGESAVKALDNVSFSVQKGEFVAIIGPSGSGKSTLLHMLGGVDRPTGGKVYVQDTDMYALNETQLAIFRRRQIGLIYQFFNLIPVLTVEENITLPLLLDKQKVDQKQLDGLVNTLNLQHRLNHLPNQLSGGQQQRVSIGRALIGNPAIMLADEPTGNLDSKNSSEIIDLLKMLNKTYHQTLIVITHDEQIALQADRIISIEDGRIAKDEVIRR, encoded by the coding sequence ATGGAAGTTTTAAAAATTGAGCATCTGTCTAAAGAATACGGCACAGGCGAATCGGCGGTGAAAGCACTTGACAATGTCTCCTTCTCGGTCCAAAAGGGCGAATTCGTCGCGATTATTGGCCCGTCTGGATCGGGGAAATCGACGCTCCTTCATATGCTGGGCGGCGTGGATCGGCCGACTGGCGGTAAAGTTTATGTTCAGGATACGGACATGTATGCCTTGAACGAGACGCAGTTGGCCATCTTCAGGCGCAGGCAAATCGGCCTGATCTACCAGTTTTTCAATCTGATTCCCGTCCTGACGGTAGAAGAGAATATTACGCTGCCGCTCCTGCTAGATAAACAAAAGGTAGATCAAAAGCAGTTGGATGGTCTTGTGAATACGTTGAATTTGCAGCATCGATTAAACCACCTGCCGAATCAGCTATCCGGCGGACAGCAGCAACGGGTCTCGATTGGCAGAGCGCTCATCGGCAATCCTGCGATCATGCTGGCCGACGAACCGACCGGGAATCTGGACAGCAAGAATAGCAGTGAGATCATCGACTTATTAAAAATGCTGAATAAGACCTATCATCAGACGCTGATCGTTATCACGCACGATGAACAGATCGCCTTGCAAGCCGACAGGATCATTTCGATTGAAGACGGGAGGATTGCCAAAGACGAGGTGATAAGGCGATGA